A genome region from Clostridium pasteurianum includes the following:
- a CDS encoding RrF2 family transcriptional regulator produces the protein MKLSTKGRYGVKAMVDLAIHYGEEPVSIKSISERQRISEAYLEQLFVPLRKASLIKSIRGSQGGYVLSKAPKDIYISNIFDVLEGPIEISDCIENDTCDNSDYCATRLLWVKIKESIDHVTKTITLQDMVDDYNSIKRDKKIIKA, from the coding sequence ATGAAATTATCTACTAAAGGTCGATATGGGGTTAAAGCAATGGTAGATTTGGCAATTCATTATGGTGAAGAGCCAGTTTCAATAAAGAGTATATCTGAGCGACAAAGAATATCAGAAGCATATTTAGAACAATTATTTGTTCCACTTAGAAAAGCTAGTTTGATTAAGAGCATAAGAGGATCACAAGGAGGATATGTTTTGTCTAAAGCTCCTAAAGATATATATATATCTAATATTTTTGATGTCCTTGAGGGACCTATAGAAATTTCAGATTGTATAGAAAATGATACTTGTGATAATAGCGATTATTGTGCTACGAGGCTTCTTTGGGTAAAAATAAAAGAGAGTATAGACCATGTAACTAAAACTATAACTCTTCAAGATATGGTAGATGATTATAATTCTATTAAACGTGATAAGAAAATAATTAAAGCATAA
- a CDS encoding glutamate synthase subunit beta, producing the protein MGKVTGFKEFKRQNSSHRAIKERVKDYKEVYIRMSKEELRNQGARCMECGTPFCSWGCPLGNLMPDFNDMVYKGEWKKAYERISLTSNFPEFTGRICPALCEGSCTLGDNFDAVSINEIEYAIIEEAYKNGWVKPQVPKVRTGKRIAVIGSGPSGLAAAAELNSVGHSVVVFERADKVGGLLRYGIPDFKLEKHVVDRRVDIMEKSGIKFMTSTNAGFDVPTDEILKDFDVVLLTGGSTIPRDLNVEGREGLSGVHFAVDYLKQQNMRNAGVKIGGEEITAKDKVVVVVGGGDTGSDCIGTAIRQGAKKVYQYEIMPKLPTKRDDSMPWPLFPRLYKTTTSHEEGCERLFCVSTKKLEGKNGKLENLKGVKVKWEKGKDGRMSMNEVKGSEFDQKVDLILIAMGFLHPEHSGIIDDLKLELDARGNVKTDDNFMTSHKNVFAAGDMKSGQSLVVRAIHSGRQAAKSIDEYLMGETSLRG; encoded by the coding sequence ATGGGAAAGGTAACTGGATTCAAGGAATTTAAGAGACAAAATTCATCACATCGTGCAATAAAGGAAAGAGTGAAAGATTATAAAGAAGTTTATATAAGAATGTCAAAGGAAGAACTTAGGAATCAAGGAGCAAGATGTATGGAATGCGGAACACCATTTTGCTCCTGGGGATGTCCTCTTGGAAATTTAATGCCTGATTTTAACGATATGGTTTATAAGGGTGAGTGGAAAAAAGCTTATGAAAGAATATCTTTAACAAGCAATTTCCCTGAATTCACAGGACGTATTTGCCCTGCTTTATGTGAAGGTTCATGTACTTTAGGAGATAATTTTGATGCGGTTTCAATAAATGAAATTGAATATGCAATTATTGAAGAAGCATATAAAAATGGATGGGTAAAACCACAAGTACCTAAAGTTAGAACAGGCAAAAGAATTGCTGTAATAGGCTCTGGACCGTCTGGACTTGCTGCAGCTGCAGAACTTAATTCAGTAGGGCACAGTGTTGTTGTGTTTGAGAGAGCAGATAAAGTAGGTGGACTTTTAAGATATGGTATTCCAGACTTTAAACTTGAAAAACATGTAGTTGACAGAAGAGTTGATATCATGGAAAAATCAGGAATAAAATTTATGACGTCTACTAATGCTGGATTTGACGTACCTACAGATGAAATATTAAAAGATTTTGATGTAGTGCTTCTTACAGGAGGTTCCACTATACCTAGGGATCTAAATGTTGAAGGAAGAGAAGGATTAAGTGGTGTGCATTTTGCTGTAGATTATTTAAAACAGCAAAATATGAGAAATGCAGGTGTTAAAATAGGGGGAGAAGAAATAACTGCAAAGGACAAAGTTGTCGTAGTTGTAGGCGGTGGAGATACTGGTTCTGACTGTATTGGTACTGCAATAAGGCAGGGAGCTAAGAAAGTATATCAGTATGAGATAATGCCTAAGCTTCCGACTAAGAGAGATGACTCTATGCCTTGGCCTTTATTCCCTAGACTATATAAGACTACTACTTCGCATGAAGAAGGCTGCGAAAGACTATTCTGTGTGTCTACTAAGAAATTAGAAGGCAAAAATGGAAAACTCGAAAATCTTAAAGGTGTAAAAGTTAAATGGGAAAAAGGTAAAGATGGTAGAATGTCAATGAACGAAGTTAAAGGCTCAGAGTTTGATCAAAAAGTAGATTTAATTCTTATAGCTATGGGATTTTTGCACCCTGAGCACAGTGGTATTATTGATGACTTAAAGTTAGAATTAGATGCTAGAGGGAATGTTAAAACTGATGATAATTTCATGACAAGTCATAAAAATGTGTTTGCAGCAGGAGATATGAAAAGTGGTCAATCTCTTGTAGTAAGAGCTATACACAGCGGCAGACAGGCTGCAAAATCAATAGATGAATACCTTATGGGTGAGACTTCACTTAGAGGCTAA